A single region of the uncultured Fusobacterium sp. genome encodes:
- a CDS encoding YfcC family protein, whose translation MKKNKKMLSAYTIVFIFLIITAVLTWIVPQSIVITNENGVQEVIYNAMFDSNGEIIRGIGAQPAGIWDIIMAPITGFQNAGPVSIAILMAGAFLGLINSVGALDAGIGGLLKRYTGTSLIAILIFVFAVFGSVFGFWEEIPAFSIVIVPLFILAGYDVMTGLAVLFIGATAGNMASVVNPFSVGAAIGAIGNPDLSLGSGMILRMVIFFVLYVIGAISVIRYANEVKKDKTKSIVADLEVNTRVNEEGHELPELTKRRFWSIMVLVGIIILLVLGYMPWYVIELDGGRTFQDVINAPINFIASIPVLGNITGLSHFTPFGDWYFGEFAFVFLLGSILIGIINKMPEEEFVKEFVNGARDLLGVILVLSVANGISVLMGSKTEGMSVTFVYWIQMALQGIPSWAFSIATIGAYIGIGFFLQSTSGVAGITMPILGAVTMALFQGTDIGATGGQVMLISAFTVGINFMCGIYPGASTMGTLELFQVPYDRFLKFVLKILLPMLIVSCLIISASQFLGLV comes from the coding sequence ATGAAAAAAAATAAAAAAATGCTAAGTGCATATACAATAGTATTTATCTTTTTGATAATAACTGCTGTATTAACTTGGATTGTACCACAATCAATAGTTATAACTAATGAAAATGGAGTTCAAGAGGTAATATATAATGCTATGTTTGACAGTAATGGTGAAATTATTAGAGGTATAGGAGCTCAACCAGCAGGAATTTGGGATATTATAATGGCACCAATCACAGGATTTCAAAATGCTGGACCAGTAAGTATAGCGATACTTATGGCTGGAGCATTTTTAGGACTTATAAACTCTGTTGGAGCTTTAGATGCAGGAATTGGTGGTTTATTAAAAAGATATACTGGAACTTCTCTTATAGCAATATTGATATTTGTATTTGCAGTATTTGGAAGTGTCTTTGGATTTTGGGAAGAGATACCAGCTTTCTCAATAGTAATTGTTCCTTTATTTATATTAGCAGGATATGATGTTATGACAGGATTAGCAGTTTTATTTATAGGAGCTACAGCAGGAAACATGGCAAGTGTTGTTAATCCATTTTCTGTAGGGGCTGCAATTGGTGCAATAGGGAATCCTGATCTATCTTTAGGAAGTGGAATGATATTAAGAATGGTAATATTCTTTGTATTATATGTAATTGGAGCTATCTCTGTAATAAGATATGCTAATGAGGTAAAAAAGGATAAAACAAAATCTATAGTTGCTGATTTAGAAGTTAATACAAGAGTAAATGAAGAGGGACACGAATTACCTGAATTGACAAAAAGAAGATTTTGGTCAATAATGGTTTTAGTTGGAATAATCATTTTACTTGTACTTGGATATATGCCTTGGTATGTGATTGAATTAGATGGTGGAAGAACTTTTCAAGATGTAATAAATGCCCCAATTAATTTTATTGCTTCTATTCCTGTATTAGGAAATATAACAGGACTTAGCCATTTTACACCTTTTGGAGATTGGTATTTTGGAGAATTTGCTTTTGTATTTTTATTAGGTTCTATCCTTATTGGAATTATAAATAAAATGCCAGAAGAGGAATTTGTAAAAGAGTTTGTAAATGGAGCTAGAGATTTATTAGGAGTTATATTAGTTCTTTCAGTAGCTAATGGAATATCTGTTTTAATGGGAAGTAAAACAGAAGGAATGTCTGTAACATTTGTTTATTGGATTCAAATGGCATTACAAGGAATTCCATCATGGGCTTTTTCAATAGCAACAATAGGAGCTTATATAGGAATAGGATTTTTCTTACAATCTACAAGTGGAGTTGCAGGAATAACTATGCCAATATTAGGAGCTGTAACAATGGCACTTTTCCAAGGAACAGATATAGGTGCAACTGGAGGACAGGTAATGCTAATTTCAGCTTTTACAGTAGGAATTAACTTTATGTGTGGAATTTATCCAGGAGCAAGTACTATGGGAACTTTAGAGTTATTTCAAGTTCCATATGATAGATTTTTAAAATTTGTTTTAAAAATCTTATTACCAATGCTGATAGTTAGTTGTTTAATAATATCAGCTTCACAATTTTTAGGCTTAGTATAA
- the lepB gene encoding signal peptidase I gives MDKSRLILNTIFYIFVTIVFIILFIKEKQIGEFIKNHRDKFSDNLIEKLGWTGKNSGVILKKVIAFVESIGTALILVLIIQKIYLGNFLVPTGSMEPTIMPKDRLFGNMVVYKFRKPERNEIIVFKEPIQNKVLYTKRIMGLPGEKVALKNNHLYVNDERIDLREYSSLGQLGADDYWIIPKKGDTIEVIPGEDYGKYTWSRNGQPIDVAEVQKQLVENPGAVSQILPDLEFRVNGQRTGMVLDIIHEEEYINKILSGEKVTVIADEDYYLALGDNTNGSYDSRMWGFVKESRIKGKAFIRFWPLNRISLLK, from the coding sequence ATGGATAAAAGCAGATTAATATTGAATACAATTTTTTATATTTTTGTCACAATTGTTTTTATAATTTTATTTATAAAAGAAAAACAGATTGGAGAGTTTATAAAGAATCATAGAGATAAATTTTCAGATAATTTAATTGAAAAATTAGGTTGGACAGGGAAAAATTCAGGAGTTATTTTAAAAAAAGTAATAGCTTTTGTTGAAAGTATTGGAACAGCTTTAATTTTAGTTTTAATTATTCAAAAAATATATCTAGGAAATTTTTTAGTTCCAACAGGTTCTATGGAGCCTACAATAATGCCAAAAGATAGACTTTTTGGAAATATGGTTGTATATAAATTTAGAAAACCAGAGAGAAATGAGATAATTGTATTTAAAGAACCTATTCAAAATAAAGTTTTATATACTAAGAGAATAATGGGATTACCAGGAGAAAAGGTAGCTCTTAAGAATAACCATTTATATGTAAATGATGAGAGAATTGATTTAAGAGAGTACTCAAGTTTAGGACAATTAGGAGCAGATGATTATTGGATTATTCCTAAAAAGGGAGATACAATAGAAGTAATTCCAGGAGAAGATTATGGAAAATATACTTGGAGTAGGAATGGACAACCTATTGATGTAGCAGAGGTACAAAAACAACTTGTAGAAAATCCAGGAGCAGTTTCTCAAATATTGCCAGATTTGGAATTTAGAGTAAATGGTCAGAGAACAGGAATGGTTTTAGATATAATACATGAAGAAGAGTATATTAATAAAATCTTATCTGGAGAAAAAGTGACAGTAATAGCTGATGAAGATTATTATTTAGCTCTAGGAGATAATACAAATGGTAGTTATGATTCAAGAATGTGGGGATTTGTAAAAGAAAGTAGAATAAAAGGAAAAGCTTTTATTAGATTTTGGCCATTAAATAGAATCTCATTATTGAAATAA
- the rimI gene encoding ribosomal protein S18-alanine N-acetyltransferase has translation MELNYNIIASKLFELEKKCFPNSAYTLEQLEEILIDKERYITIVVLDNEIEVGYIILFDNSEALEIMKIGTIPEFKRKGIGTLLIEESLKLKKDIFLEVRENNNVAREFYKKLLFEEIGKRKNYYPDTKEAAIIMMRKI, from the coding sequence ATGGAATTAAATTATAATATAATAGCTAGTAAATTATTTGAGCTAGAGAAAAAATGTTTTCCGAATAGTGCATACACATTAGAACAATTAGAAGAAATATTGATAGATAAAGAGAGATATATAACTATAGTAGTTTTAGATAATGAAATAGAAGTTGGATATATAATTTTATTTGATAATAGTGAAGCTTTAGAAATTATGAAAATTGGAACAATACCAGAATTTAAAAGAAAAGGGATTGGAACTTTATTAATTGAAGAGAGCTTGAAACTGAAAAAAGATATTTTTTTAGAAGTAAGAGAAAATAATAATGTAGCTAGAGAGTTTTATAAAAAACTTTTATTTGAAGAGATAGGAAAGAGAAAGAATTACTATCCTGATACAAAAGAAGCTGCTATTATAATGATGAGAAAAATTTAA